A stretch of DNA from Microscilla marina ATCC 23134:
GGTCGTTTTCTACATCATTGGCATCACAGGTAACCACTACATCAGGGTATACATAGTGCTTGTGTTGATTGATTTCTACTTTTACATCGCCAGAATACACCCGACAATCATCAGACATTCCATTATCTATCAGTTTTTGAGTATTAAACGAAATCTGATCATGTCTTTTAGTACTACCCGCCATAGCAAATACTTCGCCCTGATAGTATTCATAACGAATGCCTTCAGCGTGTTCCAG
This window harbors:
- a CDS encoding Uma2 family endonuclease, whose product is MGQAEPLKTHYTYEEYLELEHAEGIRYEYYQGEVFAMAGSTKRHDQISFNTQKLIDNGMSDDCRVYSGDVKVEINQHKHYVYPDVVVTCDANDVEND